Proteins encoded together in one Gemmatimonadota bacterium DH-78 window:
- a CDS encoding histidine triad nucleotide-binding protein has translation MTTATDCLFCRIASGAIPSTRVYESDDIVAFRDIDPKAPTHVLVIPREHIVSLDHLEPRHAELVGRMHLAAANIARDEGLDDGWRAVVNVGEGGGQTVFHLHLHLLGGRSLTWPPG, from the coding sequence ATGACCACCGCAACCGACTGTCTCTTCTGCCGCATCGCCTCGGGGGCGATTCCCTCGACGCGCGTCTACGAATCCGACGACATCGTGGCCTTCCGCGACATCGATCCGAAGGCGCCGACCCACGTACTGGTGATTCCGAGGGAGCACATCGTCTCGCTCGACCACCTCGAACCGCGCCATGCGGAGCTCGTGGGGCGGATGCATCTGGCCGCCGCGAACATCGCGCGGGACGAGGGACTCGACGACGGGTGGCGCGCGGTGGTGAACGTGGGAGAGGGCGGAGGCCAGACGGTCTTCCACCTCCACCTCCACCTGCTCGGCGGCCGGTCGCTCACCTGGCCGCCCGGCTGA
- the dnaJ gene encoding molecular chaperone DnaJ has protein sequence MADYYQLLGVGRDASSEEIKKAYRKLALKYHPDRNDGSKEAEERFKEVTQAYEVLRDDQKRQVYDRYGEQGLRGQPGAGYAQGFDFSDAIEVFMRDFGGFGGFGDLFQQRGRRGRAGPRKGQSLKVRIPLTLGEVLTGVTRTLKVGVLDPCDDCGGTGAEGGAAPAACGQCGGTGEERVQMQGLMGRMVAVQPCRRCGGEGRVIEQPCRTCSGEGRVRTRREVTVEVPPGVTSENYITLRGEGNVGSRGGPRGDILVLLEVEDDPRFVRDGSHLLTEAPVTFAQAALGDDVEVEGVDGPVDVKIPAGIQSGTVIRVRGRGLPELQQSVRGDLMVRVAVYTPRDLTGPQREALERLRSVESAAPDEIPQDDGRGFWSRVKEAFTGG, from the coding sequence ATGGCAGACTATTATCAGCTTCTCGGGGTGGGGCGCGACGCCTCCTCCGAGGAGATCAAGAAGGCCTATCGCAAGCTCGCCCTGAAGTACCATCCCGACCGCAACGACGGCTCCAAGGAGGCGGAGGAGCGGTTCAAGGAAGTCACGCAGGCCTACGAGGTGCTCCGCGACGACCAGAAGCGGCAGGTGTACGACCGCTACGGCGAGCAGGGGCTCCGCGGACAGCCGGGCGCGGGGTATGCGCAGGGCTTCGACTTCTCCGACGCCATCGAAGTCTTCATGCGCGACTTCGGGGGCTTCGGAGGCTTCGGCGACCTCTTCCAGCAGCGGGGGCGGCGCGGCCGGGCGGGCCCGCGGAAGGGGCAGAGCCTCAAGGTCCGGATTCCCCTCACCCTCGGCGAGGTGCTGACCGGGGTGACGCGCACGCTCAAGGTGGGCGTACTCGATCCCTGCGACGACTGCGGCGGCACGGGCGCCGAGGGCGGGGCCGCTCCGGCCGCCTGCGGCCAGTGTGGCGGCACCGGCGAAGAGCGGGTTCAGATGCAGGGGCTGATGGGGCGCATGGTCGCCGTCCAGCCCTGCCGCCGCTGCGGTGGCGAGGGGCGGGTGATCGAACAGCCCTGCCGCACCTGCAGCGGGGAAGGGCGCGTGCGCACCCGGCGCGAGGTCACGGTCGAGGTGCCGCCCGGCGTCACCTCCGAGAATTACATCACCCTGCGCGGAGAGGGCAACGTGGGGTCCCGGGGAGGCCCCCGGGGCGACATCCTGGTGCTGCTCGAGGTGGAGGACGATCCCCGCTTCGTGCGCGACGGATCCCACCTGCTGACCGAGGCTCCGGTCACCTTCGCCCAGGCCGCGCTCGGCGACGACGTCGAGGTGGAGGGGGTGGATGGGCCGGTGGATGTGAAGATTCCGGCGGGCATCCAGAGCGGAACCGTAATTCGGGTTCGGGGCAGGGGCCTTCCCGAACTGCAGCAGAGCGTGCGGGGCGACCTCATGGTGCGGGTCGCGGTCTACACGCCCCGAGATCTGACCGGCCCCCAGCGCGAGGCGCTGGAACGCCTGCGGTCCGTCGAGTCGGCGGCACCGGACGAGATCCCGCAGGACGACGGCCGGGGCTTCTGGTCGAGGGTGAAGGAGGCCTTCACCGGCGGATGA
- the dprA gene encoding DNA-processing protein DprA, producing MKSPPPADPRTELRALLRWALADKVSGRRLREAVLEVGSARALGEGGHSALRGRTPRSLGEVEEVLRQCHAAGVRPVPWFDPAYPSDLLQLREPPPVLYLRGTLPDPDRTAVAVVGSRRAGGYGRRVARELSREAARHGVVVVSGLALGIDGEAHAGALEAEGTTVAVLGGGVERARPSAHRRLYREILNRGGAVVGEWPPGTPARAFHFPRRNRILAALARLVVVIEAGARSGALSTAAHARRLGRDVAAVPGPIDQPGHRGSNELIRDGAGAILEVDDLLDLAGVVGALAAQPAREPQLTGDTAPVWRSLHEGPASVEHVAERAGLPVARVLRALTRLEVDGWVRRDRGLHTRAAGPLA from the coding sequence TGAGCGGCCGCCGGCTGCGCGAGGCGGTGCTGGAGGTCGGTTCGGCCCGGGCACTGGGAGAGGGGGGGCATTCCGCTCTGCGCGGCCGTACTCCCCGGTCGCTCGGTGAGGTGGAAGAGGTGCTCCGGCAGTGCCACGCCGCCGGCGTCCGCCCGGTGCCCTGGTTCGACCCGGCCTACCCGTCCGACCTGCTCCAGCTGCGAGAGCCGCCCCCGGTGCTCTACCTGCGGGGGACTCTTCCCGATCCGGATCGAACCGCGGTGGCCGTGGTCGGGTCGCGCCGCGCCGGGGGATACGGTCGGAGGGTGGCGCGTGAACTCTCTCGAGAGGCCGCCCGCCACGGCGTGGTCGTGGTGTCGGGGCTGGCGCTCGGGATCGACGGAGAGGCGCACGCCGGCGCTCTGGAGGCGGAGGGCACGACGGTGGCGGTGCTCGGTGGGGGCGTGGAGCGCGCTCGGCCGTCGGCCCACCGGCGACTCTACCGCGAGATCCTGAATCGAGGGGGGGCGGTGGTGGGGGAGTGGCCTCCGGGCACACCGGCCCGCGCCTTCCACTTTCCCCGTCGCAACCGGATCCTGGCGGCATTGGCGCGACTGGTGGTGGTGATCGAAGCCGGCGCGCGGAGCGGGGCGCTGAGCACGGCTGCCCATGCTCGACGGCTCGGGCGCGACGTGGCCGCGGTGCCCGGGCCGATCGACCAGCCGGGGCACCGGGGCAGCAACGAACTGATCCGCGACGGAGCGGGCGCGATCCTCGAGGTGGACGATCTGCTCGACCTCGCCGGGGTCGTCGGCGCGCTCGCGGCCCAACCGGCGCGCGAGCCGCAGCTGACGGGCGACACCGCCCCGGTGTGGCGCTCCCTGCACGAGGGACCGGCCTCTGTGGAGCACGTGGCGGAGCGGGCGGGTCTGCCCGTGGCCAGGGTGCTCCGGGCGCTCACCCGACTCGAGGTGGATGGATGGGTGCGGCGAGACCGCGGGCTGCACACTCGGGCCGCCGGCCCCCTCGCGTGA
- the hemW gene encoding radical SAM family heme chaperone HemW: MSAPVQDAVEVASVYLHAPFCARRCFYCDFAVDVRRSPDPGVWWTAIESELTALRREGRVRLATPLRTVYVGGGTPSLLGPEAMAGVRRILGDGRLSGDALEWTAEANPESFDRAVADGWRRAGVGRISLGTQSFQEAPLRWMGRLHGADGAERAVRTVREAGFDSVSIDLIFGLPASVPRDWSADLDRVLALDVPHVSLYGLTAESGTPLGRAVRQGRTALAEETRYEEEYLEASERLRAAGYEHYEVSNFARPGHRSRHNGAYWTGVPYLGLGNGAHSYLPPERRWNVRDWSAYEEAVAAGRLPVDDRERVEGASRRLEEIWLGLRTDRGLLWSVDRPASARALGRSWMDRSLARLEGERLVLTPSGWLVLDRLAVDLDEAMEPGASGGIG; this comes from the coding sequence GTGAGCGCGCCGGTGCAGGACGCGGTCGAAGTGGCCTCGGTCTACCTGCATGCGCCCTTCTGCGCGAGGCGCTGCTTCTACTGCGATTTCGCGGTCGACGTCCGCCGCTCGCCGGACCCGGGCGTCTGGTGGACGGCCATCGAGAGCGAGCTGACCGCTCTCCGGCGGGAGGGCCGGGTGCGACTCGCGACGCCGCTGCGGACGGTCTACGTGGGCGGCGGCACGCCCTCGCTTCTCGGCCCGGAGGCGATGGCGGGAGTGCGCCGGATTCTCGGAGACGGGCGCCTCTCCGGGGATGCACTCGAGTGGACCGCCGAGGCCAACCCGGAGAGCTTCGACCGCGCCGTCGCCGACGGCTGGCGCCGCGCCGGGGTGGGGCGGATCTCCCTCGGCACGCAGAGCTTCCAGGAGGCACCGCTGCGGTGGATGGGCCGTCTGCACGGAGCGGACGGTGCGGAGCGGGCGGTGCGAACGGTGCGGGAGGCAGGGTTCGATTCGGTGAGCATCGATCTCATCTTCGGGCTGCCTGCGAGCGTCCCTCGCGACTGGTCGGCCGACCTCGACCGGGTGCTCGCACTCGACGTCCCCCACGTCAGCCTGTACGGTCTCACGGCGGAGAGCGGAACGCCCCTCGGCCGCGCCGTGCGCCAGGGCCGGACGGCGCTCGCGGAGGAGACCCGGTACGAGGAGGAATATCTGGAGGCGTCGGAGCGACTCCGCGCCGCCGGGTACGAGCACTACGAGGTCTCCAACTTCGCGCGACCGGGCCACCGGTCGAGACACAACGGGGCCTACTGGACCGGCGTGCCCTACCTCGGGCTCGGCAACGGGGCGCACAGCTACCTGCCCCCCGAACGCCGGTGGAACGTGCGCGACTGGTCGGCCTATGAGGAGGCGGTCGCGGCCGGCCGCCTTCCGGTGGACGATCGAGAGCGGGTGGAGGGGGCGTCGCGCCGGCTCGAGGAGATCTGGCTGGGGCTCCGCACCGACCGCGGCCTGCTCTGGTCGGTCGACCGCCCCGCCTCCGCCCGCGCGCTGGGCCGCAGCTGGATGGATCGCTCTCTCGCCCGGCTCGAAGGGGAACGGCTCGTGCTGACCCCCTCCGGGTGGCTCGTGCTCGACCGGTTGGCCGTCGACCTCGACGAGGCGATGGAACCGGGCGCCTCCGGCGGGATCGGTTGA
- the hrcA gene encoding heat-inducible transcriptional repressor HrcA gives MQDSDSQPRTVHDLSDRERQVLEAVVRTYVDTAEPAGSRTVSRRHGLGVSPATVRNTMSDLEDKGYLFHPHTSAGRVPTDRAYRFFVDQVIQPTDLSEVERERIQQELEAGGRSAVERMVRQATRALSLISYELGLAVAPQLADAVLEKLELIQVSAEKVLMVATVRSGLVRTIYVDLPGEVPADTLVTLTVLLNERLVGLTLAELRSSLPDRLRDAAPGDDPAGELLNIFMQSGAELFEWPGAGSSDVHLGQTSILAAQPEFTSGERLKSLIELTEQRELLASALGSREHGSGLHISIGGEHESQELSDFTLVTAEYRAGGLKGVIGVIGPTRMPYEKVIAIVDYTSRMVSDLLTP, from the coding sequence ATGCAGGATTCCGACAGTCAGCCACGCACGGTCCACGACCTCTCCGACCGGGAACGTCAGGTTCTCGAGGCGGTCGTGCGCACCTATGTCGACACGGCGGAGCCCGCCGGCAGTCGCACCGTGTCGCGCCGCCACGGACTCGGCGTGTCGCCGGCCACCGTGCGCAACACCATGAGTGATCTGGAGGACAAGGGATACCTCTTCCATCCCCACACCTCGGCCGGCCGGGTTCCCACCGACCGGGCCTACCGCTTCTTCGTGGATCAGGTGATCCAGCCCACCGACCTCAGCGAGGTTGAGCGAGAGCGGATCCAGCAGGAACTGGAGGCGGGGGGGCGATCCGCCGTCGAGCGCATGGTCCGCCAGGCCACGCGTGCGCTGAGCCTGATCTCCTACGAACTGGGCCTCGCGGTCGCGCCGCAGTTGGCGGACGCGGTGCTCGAGAAGCTGGAGCTGATCCAGGTGTCGGCGGAGAAGGTGCTCATGGTCGCCACGGTGCGATCGGGGCTCGTGCGCACGATCTACGTCGATCTGCCCGGCGAGGTGCCTGCCGACACTCTGGTCACCCTCACGGTGCTGCTCAACGAGCGCCTGGTGGGGCTGACGTTGGCCGAGCTTCGCTCGTCGCTCCCGGATCGGCTGCGCGATGCCGCGCCGGGGGACGACCCCGCCGGCGAACTGCTCAACATCTTCATGCAGTCCGGCGCCGAGCTCTTCGAGTGGCCCGGCGCGGGATCGAGCGACGTGCATCTGGGCCAGACCAGCATCCTCGCCGCCCAGCCGGAGTTCACGAGCGGCGAGCGGCTCAAGAGCCTGATCGAACTCACCGAACAACGCGAGCTGCTCGCCTCCGCCCTCGGCTCTCGCGAGCACGGGAGCGGGCTCCACATCTCGATCGGTGGCGAACACGAATCGCAGGAACTCTCCGATTTCACCCTCGTCACCGCCGAGTATCGCGCCGGTGGGCTCAAGGGGGTGATCGGCGTGATCGGGCCGACCCGCATGCCGTACGAGAAGGTGATCGCGATCGTAGACTACACCTCTCGGATGGTCTCCGACCTCCTGACTCCCTGA
- a CDS encoding GatB/YqeY domain-containing protein gives MTAPLKQRLQSDLDQARRARDKARTVLLSTTLSEIRNREIDAGREADDDLVIEVLTRALKQRRDAADQMRSGGREELAEKEEAEAEVLNTYLPAGLDADEVRAMIAAIRADGVEAMGAVMGRLMPEIRGRFDGREANRLVREALEG, from the coding sequence GTGACCGCCCCTCTGAAGCAGCGGCTCCAGTCCGACCTCGACCAGGCCCGCAGAGCGCGCGACAAGGCGCGCACCGTGCTGCTCTCCACCACCCTCTCGGAGATCCGCAACCGCGAGATCGACGCGGGGCGGGAGGCCGACGACGACCTGGTGATCGAGGTGCTCACCCGGGCGCTCAAGCAGCGGCGCGACGCCGCGGATCAGATGCGGTCGGGGGGGCGCGAAGAGCTCGCGGAGAAGGAGGAGGCCGAAGCCGAGGTGCTGAACACCTACCTCCCCGCCGGCCTCGACGCCGACGAGGTGCGCGCCATGATCGCGGCCATCCGGGCCGACGGGGTGGAGGCGATGGGTGCCGTGATGGGACGCCTGATGCCGGAGATCCGGGGCCGCTTCGACGGCAGGGAAGCCAACCGGCTCGTGCGGGAGGCACTCGAAGGGTGA
- a CDS encoding 50S ribosomal protein L11 methyltransferase, with product MSVPERWLVVRARLAGGDDDGRVAEALLDIGGRAAHFDGGWWITHLPDGDVEHADAQRWRTQVAGHLGSDEIEVEVAWQEHGDWAELWKRGLEPRRVGRHWVVTPSWCTPEVGGGDRVIVLDPGMAFGNAEHGTTRGCLRLLEAVVQPGERLLDVGAGSAVLSIAAALLGAASVTAIEFDPLATPAARENAEANGVADRVEVVEARATVESLAALGPRDGVVANIERGILTPLLPGFHAALEPRGWLILSGIPADEWPAMAETAREAGFALEAVDADGEWCSGRFTRSD from the coding sequence ATGAGTGTTCCCGAGCGCTGGCTGGTCGTCCGCGCCCGACTCGCGGGCGGGGACGACGACGGCCGGGTGGCCGAGGCCCTGCTCGACATCGGGGGGCGTGCCGCGCATTTCGACGGCGGCTGGTGGATCACCCATCTTCCCGATGGCGACGTCGAGCACGCCGATGCCCAGCGGTGGCGCACACAGGTGGCGGGCCACCTCGGATCGGACGAGATCGAGGTCGAGGTGGCCTGGCAGGAGCACGGAGACTGGGCGGAGCTCTGGAAGCGGGGGCTCGAGCCCCGGCGTGTGGGGCGGCACTGGGTGGTTACCCCCTCGTGGTGCACGCCCGAGGTCGGCGGCGGAGACCGTGTCATCGTGCTCGATCCGGGCATGGCCTTCGGCAATGCGGAGCACGGCACCACGCGCGGCTGCCTGCGGCTCCTGGAAGCGGTGGTGCAGCCCGGTGAGCGACTCCTCGACGTGGGCGCCGGCTCTGCGGTGCTCTCGATCGCCGCTGCACTCCTCGGTGCGGCCTCCGTCACCGCCATCGAGTTCGACCCGCTCGCCACCCCGGCCGCCCGGGAGAACGCCGAGGCCAACGGGGTGGCGGATCGGGTGGAGGTGGTCGAGGCCCGGGCCACCGTCGAGTCGCTCGCGGCGCTGGGGCCGCGCGACGGCGTGGTGGCCAATATCGAGCGGGGCATCCTCACCCCGCTGCTTCCCGGGTTCCACGCCGCGCTCGAGCCCCGCGGCTGGCTGATCCTGTCGGGCATTCCCGCCGACGAGTGGCCCGCCATGGCCGAGACCGCCCGCGAGGCCGGCTTCGCCCTCGAGGCGGTGGACGCCGACGGGGAGTGGTGCAGCGGGCGATTCACACGCAGCGACTGA